One window of Planctomycetia bacterium genomic DNA carries:
- a CDS encoding VWA domain-containing protein yields MNLLAPSGLWLALVIPAVVAMYLLKIKRRRQTVPAIEFWRELAGKTQVRSLFQRLKRWLSLALWLLIVLCLILAVSNPVLSLGRIKPQSIVIIVDNSASMQSREASGDNPPSTRLSLALAAVDELTTRRPVMDEWLLIESSIRPRVRQPWTTDRKAVRDAATQIAPCFGASDVKTAVELASQLLTGKERPCIVVISDGGAGVVEKLIAGNDKIVHWPIGETNDNLGITRLAVRPQRDELTHHVFVRATNGSAASVETKIVFELDGSITSIEPMTIDAGTSSERTITINAPQGGVLRAYLDREDALPLDNEAFAVLPPIREASVALVAPPDESFFFEQAILAMDSLVDKAESRVLSPEEFDDATSSFSPDVAIFNNCKPARLPDRGRFVFVNQWPEQLGARSIGRLERPSLSITDRDHQITKYLDLGAVGLARAVRVDVPESAQVLAQSETGDPLVFLVSEPDRTSLCIAFDVMESDLPFRVAFPLMLRNAISFLSGEGSAWVLDQYRIGQTIEPLRELPDAITHVTATQLDQSGVASSELNVTNRRFTFAGTARPAPIRFQIGGDDAYTAVNLADESESRIAPARPDSSFEQKLVLSGRLLGAMPWLALACAATTLIGIEWLTYHHRWTE; encoded by the coding sequence ATGAACCTCCTCGCGCCTTCCGGCCTCTGGCTTGCACTGGTCATCCCCGCCGTCGTGGCGATGTACCTGTTGAAGATCAAACGCCGCCGCCAGACCGTGCCCGCAATCGAATTCTGGCGCGAGCTGGCGGGAAAAACGCAGGTACGATCGCTCTTTCAGCGACTCAAACGCTGGCTGTCCCTCGCCTTGTGGCTTCTCATTGTGTTGTGCCTGATTCTCGCTGTGTCGAACCCCGTGCTGTCACTCGGTCGAATCAAACCGCAGTCGATTGTCATCATCGTCGATAATTCCGCGAGCATGCAGTCTCGTGAAGCCTCGGGCGACAACCCCCCATCCACGCGCCTGTCGCTCGCGCTGGCGGCGGTTGACGAGCTGACGACCCGGCGACCCGTGATGGATGAATGGCTACTGATCGAGTCGTCGATACGTCCCAGAGTCCGACAGCCGTGGACCACCGATCGCAAGGCCGTCCGCGACGCGGCAACGCAAATCGCGCCCTGCTTTGGCGCTTCCGATGTCAAGACCGCCGTGGAGCTGGCTTCACAATTGCTCACCGGCAAGGAGCGACCTTGTATCGTCGTCATTTCGGATGGCGGCGCCGGCGTCGTCGAGAAGCTGATCGCCGGTAACGACAAGATTGTGCACTGGCCGATCGGCGAGACGAATGACAATCTCGGCATTACGCGACTCGCGGTACGCCCCCAAAGAGACGAGCTGACGCATCATGTCTTCGTACGTGCGACGAATGGATCCGCCGCAAGTGTGGAGACCAAGATCGTCTTCGAGCTGGACGGTTCAATCACTTCCATCGAGCCGATGACGATCGACGCCGGAACGAGTTCCGAGCGAACAATCACAATCAATGCCCCGCAGGGCGGCGTGCTGCGCGCCTATCTGGATCGCGAAGACGCCCTGCCGCTCGATAATGAGGCGTTCGCCGTCCTGCCTCCGATACGCGAGGCGAGTGTCGCGCTCGTGGCCCCACCCGACGAGTCGTTCTTCTTCGAACAGGCGATTCTGGCGATGGACTCCCTGGTTGATAAGGCCGAAAGCCGCGTCCTCTCGCCGGAAGAATTCGACGATGCCACCAGCTCGTTCTCGCCGGACGTCGCAATCTTCAACAATTGCAAGCCCGCGCGCTTGCCGGATCGAGGGCGGTTTGTCTTTGTAAATCAGTGGCCTGAGCAGCTCGGCGCAAGGTCGATCGGCCGGCTCGAACGCCCTTCCCTCTCCATCACCGATCGTGACCATCAGATTACAAAATACCTCGACCTCGGAGCCGTGGGCCTTGCTCGGGCCGTTCGCGTGGACGTCCCCGAAAGCGCACAGGTCCTCGCCCAATCCGAAACCGGCGACCCACTCGTTTTCCTGGTCTCGGAGCCGGACCGCACCTCACTGTGCATCGCCTTTGACGTCATGGAGAGCGATCTCCCGTTTCGCGTCGCCTTCCCGCTCATGCTGCGAAATGCCATTTCCTTCCTCAGCGGTGAAGGAAGCGCCTGGGTCCTCGATCAGTACCGAATCGGTCAGACGATTGAACCCCTGCGCGAACTCCCGGACGCAATCACACATGTGACGGCGACTCAATTGGATCAGAGCGGCGTCGCTTCGTCGGAGCTGAACGTCACCAACCGTCGGTTCACCTTTGCCGGCACTGCCCGTCCCGCACCGATCCGTTTTCAAATCGGCGGCGACGATGCCTACACCGCGGTAAACCTGGCGGACGAAAGTGAGAGTCGCATTGCCCCCGCCAGGCCGGACTCCTCCTTCGAGCAAAAACTCGTGCTCAGCGGACGCCTGCTTGGCGCCATGCCCTGGTTGGCGCTCGCCTGTGCGGCGACGACATTGATCGGCATCGAATGGCTGACCTATCACCATCGCTGGACTGAATAA
- the argF gene encoding ornithine carbamoyltransferase, with amino-acid sequence MPSPLKGRHFVNMTDINPDELATILQTAAKVKKSPGEFATKFTGKTLAMIFQKPSLRTRVSFEAGMTQMGGHAIYLSPSDISIGKREITEDIAIVLSRMADMIMARVFGHDIVVDLAKSSRVPVINGLSDYEHPCQILADLQTVIERKGKLAGLKFVYCGDGNNVAHSIMFGGAMSGMHVTIISPEGYKPAAKVVEESQAIAKKMGGSVSVSGDMPGAVKGADVLYTDVWASMGQEAEAEERKRIFKGYQIDMKVLGMADPDCVLLHCLPAHYGDEIAYDATRTRNSAIFDEAENRMHAQKALMLHLAGAV; translated from the coding sequence ATGCCCAGCCCGCTTAAAGGCCGACACTTCGTGAACATGACCGACATCAATCCGGATGAGCTGGCCACCATCCTCCAGACCGCCGCGAAGGTGAAAAAAAGCCCCGGCGAGTTCGCCACCAAGTTCACCGGCAAGACCCTCGCCATGATCTTCCAGAAGCCCAGCCTGCGCACGCGCGTCTCCTTCGAGGCCGGCATGACCCAGATGGGCGGCCACGCGATCTATCTCTCGCCGAGCGACATCAGCATCGGCAAGCGCGAGATCACCGAGGACATCGCCATTGTCCTCTCGCGCATGGCCGACATGATCATGGCCCGCGTCTTCGGCCACGACATCGTCGTCGACCTCGCCAAGTCCTCCCGCGTCCCGGTCATCAACGGCCTCTCTGACTACGAGCACCCCTGCCAGATTCTCGCCGACTTGCAGACCGTCATCGAGCGCAAGGGCAAGCTCGCCGGGCTCAAGTTCGTCTATTGCGGCGACGGTAACAACGTGGCCCACTCGATCATGTTCGGCGGCGCCATGTCAGGCATGCACGTGACCATCATCAGCCCCGAGGGGTATAAGCCCGCGGCGAAGGTGGTGGAGGAGAGCCAGGCCATCGCGAAGAAGATGGGCGGCAGCGTGAGCGTCAGCGGCGACATGCCCGGCGCGGTGAAGGGGGCCGACGTGCTCTACACCGACGTGTGGGCCAGCATGGGCCAGGAGGCCGAGGCCGAGGAGCGCAAGCGCATCTTCAAGGGCTATCAGATTGATATGAAGGTGCTGGGCATGGCCGACCCGGACTGCGTGCTGCTGCACTGCCTGCCGGCGCACTACGGCGACGAGATCGCCTACGACGCAACGCGGACCAGGAATTCGGCGATCTTCGACGAGGCCGAAAATCGAATGCACGCCCAGAAGGCGCTGATGCTTCACCTCGCCGGCGCTGTCTGA
- a CDS encoding VWA domain-containing protein: protein MRFEAAWYWLLLAPLLAHLAWQSRRSYAQLEPAARWGSLLLRTLCMLCLLAAITRPSYLSHSNHHHVVFLLDDSQSVTLENLDAAIQDIDRIAKEAVSSDKDTRITMVAFGRTPQPLILSQQGWSQWPEDASDKLHYSTLLPQLYIDRTRLISGQTGPDKVPLEKLEARIASIEKFRDEVIGEQTDLESALTLAANIGVTGERKTIYAFTDGQANLGRWQNALDVAATAGIQINTVKLGKLPPPEVAVAEVVLPQSVKVNQGFTAEVRVASSVETTARLSVFKDGVAVHEQDIVVSPGEATVRVPRMFFRDKGFHKIEASIKASDDTKLQNNTARALVVVPGQARVLYVDSNENQMPYLKSALELEGMEVEARPATGIPQDISSLLGFDAFILSNVPADRLTYPQMKIIRSYVRDFGGGFIMLGGDQSFGLGGYYGTPVEELLPVKMPIQKDMTRPSLAIMLVIDKSGSMSGVKIELAKRAALATSEAINPRDQIGVIGFDGEARVILELTSAGDRTSIGSSIAGLDAGGGTFLYPALEDAHQRLIESNARKKHVIVLSDGQTQGYGYEELVQAMSADGITLSSVGIGGDADMRLMEAIAAAGGGRAYFTDDFYSIPQIFTREALRASNSMLVEQLVQPVAVGKDACLDEIDTDELPLLSGYVATTAKPGANLLLASDSGDPILAKWRFGLGRTAAFTSDTKPRWAEDWIQWDEFARFWSQLVRSITGENLSRKISIEMSHRLEDDQVVVQIDAHTASGAFVNDVDLELFAMDSSGRPHKVEAARVGPGVHEARFDKLEYGRDQQFVCMLSGAQEQKPTTYGFVYSYSPEFRTLGPSAEFFRHVEDRRIGEVMDVGSARLSLSARRTSSWVPFWSWLLIAGLMIIPIDILVRRMG, encoded by the coding sequence ATGCGTTTTGAAGCGGCATGGTATTGGCTCCTGCTGGCCCCGCTGCTTGCCCACCTTGCGTGGCAATCGCGGAGAAGCTACGCGCAGCTTGAGCCTGCCGCGCGCTGGGGAAGCTTGCTTCTGCGCACCCTGTGTATGCTGTGCCTCCTCGCGGCCATCACAAGGCCATCCTATTTGAGTCACTCCAATCACCACCACGTTGTATTCCTACTGGATGATTCGCAGAGCGTCACATTGGAGAACCTCGACGCAGCCATTCAGGACATCGACCGCATCGCGAAGGAGGCCGTGTCTTCCGACAAAGACACGCGCATCACCATGGTGGCCTTTGGGCGCACGCCGCAACCGCTCATTCTCTCCCAGCAAGGCTGGTCGCAATGGCCGGAAGATGCCTCTGACAAGCTCCATTATTCAACCCTTCTGCCGCAACTCTACATAGACCGGACGCGCCTTATCTCAGGCCAGACCGGGCCGGACAAAGTCCCCCTTGAGAAGCTTGAGGCCCGCATCGCTTCAATCGAAAAATTCCGCGACGAGGTGATCGGCGAACAGACAGACCTGGAGAGCGCCCTCACGCTGGCGGCGAATATCGGCGTCACGGGCGAGAGAAAGACGATCTACGCCTTCACCGACGGCCAGGCGAATCTCGGCCGTTGGCAAAACGCCCTGGACGTCGCTGCGACGGCGGGGATTCAAATCAACACGGTCAAGCTCGGGAAGTTGCCTCCTCCCGAAGTGGCTGTTGCCGAAGTTGTTCTGCCGCAGTCGGTAAAGGTGAATCAAGGGTTCACTGCTGAAGTCCGCGTTGCTTCAAGCGTCGAGACGACGGCGCGGCTGAGCGTCTTCAAGGACGGCGTCGCGGTCCACGAGCAGGACATCGTCGTTTCGCCGGGCGAGGCCACGGTTCGGGTCCCGCGAATGTTTTTCCGCGACAAGGGCTTTCACAAGATTGAAGCCTCAATCAAGGCAAGCGACGACACCAAACTGCAGAACAACACCGCCCGCGCTCTGGTTGTCGTTCCCGGACAGGCTCGGGTTCTATACGTGGACTCGAACGAAAACCAGATGCCGTATCTCAAGAGTGCCCTGGAGCTCGAAGGCATGGAAGTCGAGGCCCGACCCGCCACAGGCATCCCGCAGGACATTTCTTCACTCCTCGGCTTCGATGCTTTCATTCTGTCGAATGTGCCGGCCGATCGCCTCACCTACCCGCAAATGAAGATCATCCGCAGCTACGTCCGCGATTTTGGCGGCGGCTTCATCATGCTCGGCGGCGATCAAAGCTTTGGTCTCGGCGGTTACTACGGAACGCCCGTCGAAGAATTGCTGCCCGTAAAAATGCCGATCCAGAAGGACATGACCCGGCCGTCACTCGCGATCATGCTCGTCATCGACAAATCGGGAAGCATGTCCGGCGTCAAGATCGAACTTGCCAAGCGCGCCGCATTGGCGACTTCCGAGGCGATCAATCCACGCGATCAGATCGGAGTCATCGGTTTCGATGGAGAAGCACGCGTCATCCTCGAACTGACATCCGCCGGAGATCGAACCTCGATCGGTTCGAGCATTGCCGGTCTCGATGCCGGCGGCGGCACATTTCTCTATCCCGCCCTCGAAGATGCTCACCAGCGACTCATCGAGAGCAACGCTCGAAAAAAACACGTCATTGTCCTGTCAGACGGCCAGACTCAGGGATACGGGTACGAAGAACTCGTACAGGCGATGAGCGCAGATGGCATCACCCTGTCGTCAGTTGGTATCGGAGGGGACGCCGATATGCGCCTCATGGAGGCCATCGCGGCTGCCGGAGGCGGTCGCGCCTACTTTACCGACGACTTCTACAGCATCCCCCAGATTTTCACGCGCGAAGCGCTTCGTGCATCCAACAGCATGCTGGTCGAGCAACTCGTCCAGCCGGTCGCCGTGGGCAAGGATGCATGCCTCGACGAAATCGACACGGACGAACTCCCCCTGCTCTCGGGCTATGTCGCGACCACAGCTAAACCGGGAGCCAATCTGCTCCTCGCGTCTGATTCGGGCGATCCGATCCTCGCCAAATGGCGATTCGGACTCGGCCGTACGGCGGCGTTCACTTCAGACACCAAGCCCCGTTGGGCCGAAGACTGGATTCAATGGGACGAATTCGCTCGCTTCTGGAGCCAACTCGTTCGCAGCATAACCGGCGAGAATCTGTCCAGAAAAATCTCGATCGAGATGTCCCATCGACTAGAAGATGACCAGGTCGTCGTACAGATCGATGCGCATACTGCTTCCGGGGCATTCGTGAATGACGTGGACCTCGAGCTATTCGCCATGGACTCAAGCGGGCGCCCTCACAAAGTAGAAGCGGCCCGCGTCGGACCGGGCGTACACGAGGCCCGCTTCGACAAACTTGAGTATGGCCGCGATCAACAGTTTGTGTGCATGCTGTCCGGCGCCCAAGAGCAGAAACCGACGACCTATGGATTCGTATACAGCTACTCGCCGGAGTTCCGCACCCTCGGCCCATCCGCTGAGTTCTTTCGGCACGTTGAGGACAGACGCATCGGCGAAGTCATGGATGTAGGTTCGGCCAGGTTGTCGCTCTCGGCACGACGCACGTCATCCTGGGTGCCGTTCTGGTCGTGGCTGCTTATCGCGGGACTGATGATCATTCCGATCGATATTCTCGTCAGGAGGATGGGATAG